One window of Streptomyces sp. NBC_00273 genomic DNA carries:
- the proS gene encoding proline--tRNA ligase: protein MAKAPVLTPQAEDFPRWYQDLINKAELADNGPVRGTMVIRPYGYGLWERMQQEMDARIKDAGAQNAYFPLFIPQSYLTKEAEHVEGFAPELAVVTHGGGKELEEPVVVRPTSETIINDYFSKWVQSYRDLPLLINQWANVVRWEMRPRVFLRTSEFLWQEGHTAHATYEDARDYAARIHTDVYGDFMTNVLGIDVVLGRKTAKERFAGAINTLTLEGMMGDGKALQLGTSHELGTNFAKAFNTQYLSKEGKQELVWQTSWGVSTRMVGGLIMSHGDDNGLRVPPRLAHVQVVVMAIKGDEAVAKVRELGAQLKAAGLRVQVDDRVDTPFGRRAVDWELKGVPVRIEIGPRDLEAGTAMLARRIPGGKTPVQIDALADLLPKVLDEDQAQLLRESRERRLARTSDVTTIGEAAEAAVAGGWARIPWADLGPEGEAKLAEQAVSVRCLIAEDGSVPEADDAPGTLAIVARSY from the coding sequence ATGGCAAAGGCACCCGTTCTCACCCCGCAGGCGGAGGATTTCCCCCGCTGGTACCAGGATCTGATCAACAAGGCCGAGCTGGCCGACAACGGTCCGGTCCGAGGCACCATGGTCATCCGACCGTACGGCTACGGCCTGTGGGAGCGGATGCAGCAGGAGATGGACGCGCGCATCAAGGACGCGGGCGCCCAGAACGCGTACTTCCCGCTGTTCATTCCGCAGTCGTACCTGACGAAGGAAGCCGAGCACGTCGAGGGCTTCGCGCCCGAGCTCGCGGTCGTCACGCACGGCGGCGGCAAGGAGCTGGAAGAGCCGGTCGTCGTCCGGCCCACGTCCGAGACGATCATCAACGACTACTTCTCCAAGTGGGTCCAGAGCTACCGCGACCTGCCCCTGCTGATCAACCAGTGGGCCAACGTGGTCCGCTGGGAGATGCGCCCGCGCGTGTTCCTCCGCACGAGCGAGTTCCTCTGGCAGGAGGGCCACACCGCCCACGCCACCTACGAGGACGCCCGCGACTACGCGGCCCGCATCCACACGGACGTCTACGGCGACTTCATGACGAACGTGCTCGGCATCGACGTCGTGCTCGGCCGCAAGACCGCCAAGGAGCGCTTCGCCGGCGCCATCAACACCCTCACCCTCGAGGGCATGATGGGCGACGGCAAGGCCCTGCAGCTGGGCACGAGCCACGAGCTCGGCACCAACTTCGCCAAGGCCTTCAACACCCAGTACCTGTCGAAGGAAGGCAAGCAGGAGCTCGTCTGGCAGACCTCGTGGGGCGTCTCGACCCGCATGGTCGGCGGCCTGATCATGTCCCACGGCGACGACAACGGCCTGCGGGTCCCGCCGCGCCTCGCGCACGTCCAGGTCGTCGTCATGGCGATCAAGGGCGACGAGGCCGTGGCCAAGGTCCGTGAGCTGGGTGCCCAGCTGAAGGCCGCCGGCCTGCGGGTGCAGGTCGACGACCGCGTCGACACCCCCTTCGGCCGCCGCGCCGTGGACTGGGAGCTCAAGGGCGTACCGGTCCGCATCGAGATCGGTCCCCGTGACCTGGAGGCCGGCACCGCGATGCTCGCCCGCCGGATCCCGGGCGGGAAGACCCCCGTGCAGATCGACGCCCTCGCCGACCTGCTGCCCAAGGTGCTGGACGAGGACCAGGCGCAGCTGCTGCGCGAGTCCCGCGAGCGCCGGCTGGCCCGCACGTCCGACGTCACGACGATCGGGGAGGCCGCCGAGGCCGCCGTCGCCGGTGGCTGGGCGCGGATCCCGTGGGCGGACCTCGGTCCGGAGGGCGAGGCGAAGCTGGCCGAGCAGGCCGTCTCCGTGCGCTGCCTGATCGCCGAGGACGGGTCGGTCCCGGAGGCGGACGACGCCCCCGGTACGCTCGCGATCGTCGCGCGCTCGTACTGA
- the ffh gene encoding signal recognition particle protein yields MFDTLSDRLANTFKGLRGKGRLSEADIDAAAREIRIALLEADVALPVVRSFIANVKERARGEEVSKALNPGQQVLKIVNDELVTILGGETRRLRFAKTAPTVIMLAGLQGAGKTTLAGKLGLWLKGQGHAPLLVACDLQRPNAVNQLSVVAERAGVAVYAPQPGNGVGDPVQVAKDSVEYARTKQYDIVIVDTAGRLGIDAELMQQAADIRDAVSPDEILFVVDAMIGQDAVNTAEAFRDGVGFDGVVLSKLDGDARGGAALSIAHVTGKQIMFASNGEKLDEFDAFHPDRMAGRILDMGDMLTLIEQAEKTFSQAEAEKMAAKLAKGPKEFTLDDFLAQMEQVRKMGSISKLLGMLPGMGQIKDQINNIDERDVDRMAAIIKSMTPAERHDPTIINGSRRARIAKGSGAEVSAVKSLVERFFDARKMMSRMAQGGGMPGMPGMPGMGGGPGRQKKQVKQAKGKRKSGNPMKRKEEEAAAAARREQGPQAIEPAAGGNPFGLPAGGQGGGDFDLPDEFKKFMK; encoded by the coding sequence GTGTTCGATACGCTCTCCGACCGCTTGGCGAATACCTTCAAGGGCCTGCGCGGCAAAGGCCGGCTGTCCGAGGCTGACATCGACGCAGCGGCCCGGGAAATCCGTATCGCTCTCCTCGAGGCCGACGTCGCCCTGCCCGTCGTCCGCTCCTTCATCGCGAACGTCAAGGAACGCGCGCGCGGTGAAGAGGTCAGCAAGGCCCTGAACCCGGGCCAGCAGGTCCTGAAGATCGTCAACGACGAGCTCGTCACGATCCTCGGCGGCGAGACCCGGCGGCTGCGCTTCGCCAAGACCGCCCCCACCGTGATCATGCTGGCCGGTCTCCAGGGTGCCGGTAAGACCACCCTCGCCGGAAAGCTCGGCCTCTGGCTGAAGGGGCAGGGCCACGCCCCGCTGCTGGTCGCGTGCGACCTCCAGCGCCCCAACGCCGTCAACCAGCTGAGCGTCGTCGCCGAGCGCGCCGGCGTGGCCGTGTACGCGCCCCAGCCGGGCAACGGCGTCGGCGACCCGGTCCAGGTCGCGAAGGACTCCGTCGAGTACGCGCGGACCAAGCAGTACGACATCGTCATCGTCGACACCGCCGGCCGCCTCGGCATCGACGCCGAGCTGATGCAGCAGGCCGCGGACATCCGCGACGCCGTCAGCCCCGACGAGATCCTCTTCGTCGTCGACGCCATGATCGGCCAGGACGCGGTCAACACCGCCGAGGCCTTCCGCGACGGCGTCGGCTTCGACGGCGTCGTGCTCTCCAAGCTCGACGGTGACGCCCGAGGCGGTGCCGCGCTCTCCATCGCGCACGTCACCGGCAAGCAGATCATGTTCGCCTCGAACGGCGAGAAGCTCGACGAGTTCGACGCGTTCCACCCCGACCGCATGGCGGGCCGGATCCTCGACATGGGTGACATGCTCACCCTCATCGAGCAGGCCGAGAAGACCTTCTCGCAGGCCGAGGCCGAGAAGATGGCGGCCAAGCTCGCCAAGGGTCCCAAGGAGTTCACGCTCGACGACTTCCTGGCCCAGATGGAGCAGGTCCGCAAGATGGGCTCCATCTCCAAGCTGCTCGGCATGCTGCCCGGCATGGGCCAGATCAAGGACCAGATCAACAACATCGACGAGCGTGACGTCGACCGCATGGCCGCGATCATCAAGTCGATGACCCCGGCCGAGCGCCACGACCCGACGATCATCAACGGCTCGCGCCGTGCCCGTATCGCCAAGGGTTCCGGCGCCGAGGTCAGCGCGGTCAAGTCGCTGGTCGAGCGGTTCTTCGACGCCCGCAAGATGATGTCCCGCATGGCCCAGGGCGGCGGCATGCCGGGCATGCCCGGCATGCCCGGGATGGGTGGCGGCCCCGGCCGGCAGAAGAAGCAGGTCAAGCAGGCCAAGGGCAAGCGCAAGAGCGGCAACCCGATGAAGCGCAAGGAAGAGGAGGCCGCAGCCGCGGCCCGCCGGGAGCAGGGCCCGCAGGCGATCGAGCCCGCGGCCGGCGGCAACCCCTTCGGCCTTCCGGCGGGCGGCCAGGGCGGCGGGGACTTCGACCTTCCGGACGAGTTCAAGAAGTTCATGAAGTAG
- a CDS encoding ammonium transporter — translation MASAITTLAADAPTLSAANTGFMLICSALVMLMTPGLAFFYGGMVRVKSSLNMLMMSFISLGIVTILWVLYGFSLAFGTDSGSLIGWNSDYVGLSGIGITELWDGYTIPVYVFAVFQLMFAVITPALISGALADRVKFGAWVLFTALWVTVVYFPVAHWVWGAGGWLFELGVIDFAGGTAVHINAGAAALGVILVIGKRVGFKKDPMRPHSLPLVMLGAGLLWFGWFGFNAGSWLGNDDGVGAVMFVNTQVATAAAMLAWLGYEKLRHGSFTTLGAASGAVAGLVAITPSGGAVSPLGAIAIGVIAGVLCAMAVGLKYKFGYDDSLDVIGVHLVGGVVGSLLVGLFATGGVQSDVAGLFYGGGLEQLGKQAIGVFAVLAYSLVASALLALLLDKTIGMRVSEDDEVAGIDQVEHAETAYDFSGAGGGAASRSTAAPAPSAATKKVDA, via the coding sequence ATGGCATCAGCCATCACGACCCTCGCGGCAGACGCCCCGACGCTGTCTGCCGCGAACACCGGGTTCATGCTCATCTGCTCCGCCCTGGTCATGCTGATGACCCCGGGACTCGCCTTCTTCTACGGAGGCATGGTCCGCGTCAAGAGCAGCCTCAACATGCTGATGATGAGCTTCATCAGCCTCGGGATCGTCACGATCCTGTGGGTCCTCTACGGCTTCAGCCTCGCCTTCGGCACCGACTCCGGCTCCCTCATCGGCTGGAACTCCGACTACGTCGGCCTCAGCGGCATCGGGATCACCGAGCTGTGGGACGGCTACACCATCCCGGTCTACGTCTTCGCCGTCTTCCAGCTGATGTTCGCCGTGATCACCCCCGCCCTGATCAGCGGTGCGCTGGCCGACCGCGTGAAGTTCGGCGCATGGGTCCTGTTCACCGCGCTGTGGGTCACCGTCGTCTACTTCCCCGTCGCCCACTGGGTCTGGGGCGCCGGCGGCTGGCTCTTCGAGCTCGGCGTCATCGACTTCGCGGGCGGCACCGCCGTCCACATCAACGCCGGCGCCGCCGCCCTCGGCGTGATCCTCGTCATCGGCAAGCGCGTCGGCTTCAAGAAGGACCCGATGCGCCCGCACAGCCTCCCGCTCGTGATGCTCGGCGCCGGCCTCCTGTGGTTCGGCTGGTTCGGCTTCAACGCGGGCTCCTGGCTCGGCAACGACGACGGCGTCGGCGCGGTCATGTTCGTCAACACCCAGGTCGCCACCGCCGCCGCCATGCTCGCCTGGCTCGGCTACGAGAAGCTGCGCCACGGCTCCTTCACCACCCTGGGCGCCGCCTCCGGCGCGGTCGCCGGCCTCGTCGCCATCACGCCCTCGGGCGGTGCGGTCAGCCCGCTCGGCGCGATCGCCATCGGTGTCATCGCCGGTGTGCTCTGCGCCATGGCCGTCGGCCTCAAGTACAAGTTCGGCTACGACGACTCCCTCGACGTGATCGGCGTCCACCTCGTCGGCGGCGTGGTCGGCTCCCTGCTCGTCGGCCTCTTCGCCACCGGCGGGGTCCAGTCCGACGTGGCCGGCCTCTTCTACGGCGGCGGTCTGGAACAGCTCGGCAAGCAGGCCATCGGGGTCTTCGCCGTCCTCGCCTACTCTCTGGTGGCATCGGCGCTCCTCGCCCTCCTCCTCGACAAGACGATCGGGATGCGGGTGTCCGAGGACGACGAGGTCGCCGGCATCGACCAGGTCGAGCACGCCGAGACGGCCTACGACTTCAGCGGAGCCGGTGGCGGAGCCGCCTCGCGGAGCACCGCCGCACCCGCCCCCTCCGCCGCGACCAAGAAGGTTGACGCATGA
- the ftsH gene encoding ATP-dependent zinc metalloprotease FtsH encodes MVGREDGRRRRPVPSPAPVPPRDRADTPWRSEGAPPAAPPKRRMPGGWRGLILTALIVYLLANLVLSFFNEGDEPTISYTEFSKQVAAGNVEKIYSKGDAIQGELKAKQPLPDGDKGDYTKFVTQRPAFADDALWADLTKQNVTVTASPVVVQRSFLANLLLSLAPMLLLVLLWVVIARRMGSGMGGTGALGRKAPPKPVELETGARRTTFEDVAGIDEVEGELNDVVDFLKNPQAYRKMGARMPGGVLLSGPPGTGKTLLARAVAGEAGVPFFSASASEFIEMIVGVGASRVRELFTEARKVAPAIIFIDEIDTIGRARGGGSAMGGHDEREQTLNQILTEMDGFSGSEGVIVLAATNRADVLDPALTRPGRFDRMVVVSPPDRAGREAILRIHTRDIPLADGVDLAHVARTTPGMTGADLANLANEAALLAVKRQQTQVTGADLSDALEKVQLGAERPLVMPEEERRRTAYHESGHALLGMLQPGADPVRKITIVPRGRALGVTLSTPDADRYAYTEPYLRGRIIGALGGMAAEHVVYDVITTGAENDLEQVTSIVRGMVGRWGMSERIGRLTAIPSDGQSPYGLSAAPATLDAVDHEMRRIVDECYLEACRLLRDHRPQLDALAQALLANETLDEPAAYAAAGIARLTKGHGTD; translated from the coding sequence ATGGTCGGCCGGGAGGATGGCAGAAGGAGACGCCCCGTGCCCAGCCCCGCCCCCGTACCTCCCCGCGACAGGGCCGACACCCCCTGGCGGTCGGAAGGCGCACCGCCCGCCGCTCCGCCGAAGCGGAGGATGCCCGGCGGCTGGCGGGGGCTGATCCTCACCGCGCTGATCGTCTACCTGCTGGCCAACCTCGTGCTGTCCTTCTTCAACGAGGGGGACGAGCCGACCATCTCGTACACCGAGTTCAGCAAGCAGGTCGCCGCGGGCAACGTCGAGAAGATCTACTCCAAGGGCGACGCCATTCAGGGCGAGCTCAAGGCCAAGCAGCCGCTGCCCGACGGCGACAAGGGCGACTACACGAAATTCGTCACCCAGCGCCCCGCCTTCGCCGACGACGCGCTGTGGGCCGACCTCACCAAGCAGAACGTGACCGTCACGGCCTCCCCGGTCGTCGTGCAGCGCAGCTTCCTCGCGAACCTGCTGCTCTCCCTCGCCCCGATGCTGCTGCTGGTCCTCCTGTGGGTGGTCATCGCCCGCCGGATGGGTTCCGGGATGGGCGGCACGGGCGCGCTGGGCCGCAAGGCCCCGCCCAAGCCGGTCGAGCTGGAGACGGGTGCCCGCCGCACCACCTTCGAGGACGTGGCGGGCATCGACGAGGTCGAGGGGGAGCTCAACGACGTCGTCGACTTCCTCAAGAACCCGCAGGCGTACCGGAAGATGGGCGCCCGGATGCCCGGCGGGGTCCTGCTCTCCGGCCCGCCCGGCACCGGCAAGACCCTGCTGGCGCGCGCGGTCGCGGGCGAGGCCGGGGTGCCCTTCTTCTCCGCCTCCGCCTCCGAGTTCATCGAAATGATCGTCGGGGTCGGCGCCTCCCGGGTGCGCGAACTGTTCACCGAGGCGCGCAAGGTGGCTCCCGCGATCATCTTCATCGACGAGATCGACACCATCGGACGGGCCCGCGGCGGCGGCAGTGCCATGGGCGGCCACGACGAACGCGAGCAGACCCTCAACCAGATCCTCACCGAGATGGACGGCTTCTCCGGATCGGAGGGCGTGATCGTCCTCGCGGCCACCAACCGCGCGGACGTGCTGGACCCGGCCCTCACCCGCCCCGGCCGCTTCGACCGCATGGTGGTCGTCTCCCCGCCCGACCGGGCCGGCCGCGAGGCCATCCTGCGCATCCACACCCGGGACATCCCGCTCGCCGACGGCGTCGACCTGGCACACGTGGCCCGTACCACCCCCGGGATGACCGGAGCGGACCTGGCCAACCTGGCGAACGAGGCCGCGCTGCTGGCCGTCAAACGCCAGCAGACGCAGGTGACCGGGGCAGACCTGTCGGACGCCCTGGAGAAGGTCCAGCTCGGCGCCGAGAGGCCGCTGGTCATGCCGGAGGAGGAGCGCCGCCGCACCGCCTACCACGAGAGCGGCCACGCCCTGCTGGGCATGCTCCAACCGGGCGCCGACCCGGTCCGCAAGATCACGATCGTGCCCCGGGGCCGCGCGCTGGGCGTCACCCTCTCCACCCCGGACGCGGACCGGTACGCCTACACCGAGCCGTACCTGCGCGGCCGCATCATCGGCGCGCTCGGCGGCATGGCGGCCGAGCACGTCGTCTACGACGTCATCACCACCGGCGCCGAGAACGACCTGGAGCAGGTGACCAGCATCGTCCGCGGCATGGTCGGCCGCTGGGGCATGAGCGAGCGGATCGGCCGCCTCACCGCGATCCCCTCCGACGGGCAGAGCCCCTACGGACTCTCCGCCGCCCCCGCCACCCTCGATGCGGTCGACCACGAGATGCGGCGCATCGTGGACGAGTGCTACCTGGAGGCCTGCCGCCTGCTGCGCGACCACCGGCCGCAGCTGGACGCCCTGGCCCAGGCCCTCCTCGCCAACGAGACCCTGGACGAACCGGCCGCCTACGCCGCCGCGGGCATCGCGCGGCTGACGAAGGGGCACGGCACCGACTGA
- a CDS encoding [protein-PII] uridylyltransferase, with amino-acid sequence MTSVEENTDHTADSGASGYAAARLRLLQEESQSGPSRRSALAGLTDAWLNDLFTTAVRETGVRGATLVAVGGYGRAELSPRSDLDLVLLHDGKAEPRALGALADRIWYPVWDLGLALDHSVRTPGEARRTAAEDLKVHLGLLDARTVAGDAGLLAGLRTSVLADWRNQAAKRLPELDSLCRERAERAGELRFLLEPDLKEARGGLRDVTALRAVAASWLADAPREGLAEARRRLLDARDALHLVTGRATDRLSLQEQDQVAAQLGLLDADALLREVYEAARVVAYAADVTWREVGRVLRARAARPRLRGLLGTRGDRAAARAPLAEGVVESDGEAVLALAARPDRDPVLALRFAAAAAQAGLPVSLHAVRRLAAQGKPLPVPWPAEAREQLLTLLGAGEPTVAVWEALEAEGLITRLLPDWERVRCRPQRNPVHTWTVDRHLIETAVRASALTRRVGRPDLLLMAALLHDIGKGWPGDHSVAGETIARDVAARVGFDPHDVVVLGALVRHHLLLIDTATRRDLDDPATVRTVADAVGSVGTLEILHALTEADALATGPAAWSAWRGSLVADLVARVAAVLRGTTPAAGEPEIPTTEQERLAVEALRTGEPVLALQARQEGDAVGVDLVVAVPDQPGVLPAVAGVLALHRLTVRAADLRSMELPDRLGEVLVLRWRVAAEYGALPQAARLRTDLVRALDGSLDVPAKLADREAAYPRRRGVVPPPPRVTVVPDVSSLATVLEVRAPDAVGLLHRIGRALESQGVRVRSAHVSTLGANAVDTLYVTTPEGKPLDPTEATALAGLVASALA; translated from the coding sequence GTGACGAGCGTCGAAGAGAACACGGACCACACGGCCGACTCGGGAGCCAGCGGATACGCCGCGGCCCGGCTGCGACTCCTCCAGGAGGAGTCGCAGTCCGGGCCTTCGCGCCGTTCCGCCCTGGCCGGGCTGACCGACGCATGGCTGAACGACCTGTTCACGACCGCCGTACGGGAGACGGGCGTCCGCGGTGCCACGCTGGTGGCCGTCGGCGGCTACGGGCGCGCCGAACTCTCCCCGCGCAGCGACCTCGACCTGGTGCTGCTGCACGACGGCAAGGCCGAGCCGCGGGCGCTGGGCGCGCTGGCCGACCGCATCTGGTACCCGGTCTGGGACCTCGGCCTCGCCCTCGACCACTCGGTACGGACCCCCGGCGAGGCCCGCCGCACCGCTGCCGAGGACCTCAAGGTGCACCTCGGCCTGCTGGACGCCCGCACCGTCGCCGGTGACGCCGGACTCCTCGCCGGCCTGCGCACCTCCGTACTGGCCGACTGGCGCAACCAGGCGGCCAAGAGGCTCCCGGAACTGGACTCCCTGTGCCGCGAGCGGGCCGAGCGGGCCGGAGAACTGCGCTTCCTGCTCGAACCCGACCTCAAGGAGGCCCGCGGGGGCCTGCGCGACGTCACCGCGCTGCGGGCGGTCGCCGCGTCCTGGCTGGCCGACGCCCCGCGCGAGGGCCTCGCCGAGGCCCGGCGCCGGCTCCTGGACGCCCGGGACGCCCTGCACCTGGTCACCGGCCGGGCCACCGACCGGCTCTCCCTCCAGGAACAGGACCAGGTCGCGGCCCAGCTCGGACTCCTCGACGCGGACGCGCTGCTGCGCGAGGTGTACGAGGCCGCGCGCGTCGTCGCCTACGCCGCGGACGTCACCTGGCGGGAGGTCGGACGCGTCCTGCGGGCGCGCGCCGCCCGGCCCAGGCTGCGCGGACTGCTCGGCACCCGCGGGGACCGGGCCGCCGCGCGGGCCCCCCTGGCCGAAGGCGTGGTGGAGTCCGACGGCGAGGCCGTACTGGCCCTGGCCGCGCGCCCCGACCGCGATCCCGTACTCGCCCTGCGGTTCGCCGCGGCCGCCGCGCAGGCGGGCCTGCCCGTCTCCCTGCACGCCGTGCGCAGGCTCGCGGCACAGGGAAAACCGCTCCCGGTGCCCTGGCCGGCCGAGGCCCGCGAGCAGCTGCTGACCCTGCTGGGGGCGGGGGAGCCTACGGTGGCCGTGTGGGAGGCCCTGGAGGCCGAGGGGCTGATCACCCGGCTGCTCCCGGACTGGGAGCGGGTGCGCTGCCGCCCCCAGCGCAACCCCGTCCACACCTGGACGGTGGACCGGCACCTGATCGAGACGGCGGTGCGGGCTTCCGCCCTCACCCGCCGGGTCGGCCGCCCCGACCTGCTGCTGATGGCCGCGCTCCTGCACGACATCGGCAAGGGCTGGCCGGGAGACCACTCGGTGGCCGGCGAGACCATCGCCCGCGACGTCGCCGCCCGCGTCGGCTTCGACCCGCACGACGTCGTCGTGCTCGGGGCGCTCGTACGGCACCACCTGCTGCTGATCGACACCGCCACCCGGCGCGACCTGGACGACCCGGCCACGGTCCGCACGGTCGCCGACGCCGTGGGCTCGGTGGGAACGCTGGAGATACTGCACGCCCTGACCGAGGCGGACGCCCTGGCCACCGGGCCGGCGGCGTGGAGCGCGTGGCGGGGATCACTCGTGGCGGACCTCGTCGCGCGGGTCGCCGCCGTACTGCGCGGCACGACCCCGGCAGCCGGAGAGCCGGAGATCCCGACCACCGAACAGGAACGCCTGGCGGTGGAGGCCCTGCGCACCGGGGAGCCGGTCCTGGCGCTCCAGGCCCGTCAGGAGGGCGACGCGGTCGGCGTGGACCTCGTCGTCGCCGTCCCCGACCAGCCGGGGGTCCTTCCGGCGGTGGCCGGGGTCCTGGCCCTGCACCGGCTCACGGTGCGGGCGGCCGACCTGCGCTCCATGGAGCTCCCGGACCGGCTGGGCGAGGTCCTGGTGCTGCGCTGGCGGGTGGCGGCGGAGTACGGCGCGCTGCCGCAGGCCGCCCGGCTCCGTACCGACCTGGTCCGCGCCCTGGACGGCTCGCTGGACGTCCCGGCGAAGCTGGCCGACCGCGAGGCGGCCTATCCGCGCCGGCGCGGGGTGGTCCCGCCGCCGCCCCGGGTCACGGTCGTCCCGGACGTGTCCTCCCTCGCCACGGTCCTGGAGGTGCGAGCGCCGGACGCCGTGGGCCTGCTGCACCGGATCGGCCGGGCGCTGGAGTCCCAGGGGGTCAGGGTCCGCAGCGCACACGTCTCCACGCTGGGCGCGAACGCGGTGGACACGCTGTACGTGACCACCCCCGAGGGCAAGCCCCTCGACCCCACGGAGGCGACGGCCCTGGCCGGCCTGGTGGCGTCGGCCCTGGCGTAG
- a CDS encoding SAM-dependent methyltransferase: MTPTPTATLVARDWAEIQERMLVPLYEAVYDRLEVGPGDRLLDLDCGAGLPLLLAAGRGAVATGVEADPARRALARERLLEVLAAPPEPPAPPRPYDALLAFSPAPAALAAALPAVRRGGAVVLADWGPAERCTVPSVLGGGPAPRDLDALVERAGLRPDGSGRVFCPFGYADVDSAVRGLLSTGLYDATDDADDDAADPVLAEKELAEALHPFERSDGAVWLPNIFRYVIARVN; this comes from the coding sequence ATGACACCGACGCCGACGGCCACGCTCGTCGCCCGGGACTGGGCGGAGATCCAGGAACGGATGCTCGTACCGCTGTACGAGGCGGTCTACGACCGGCTGGAGGTCGGGCCGGGCGACCGGCTGCTCGATCTGGACTGCGGGGCCGGGCTGCCCCTGCTGCTGGCGGCCGGGCGGGGAGCCGTGGCCACGGGCGTGGAGGCGGATCCGGCCCGGCGGGCGCTGGCCCGCGAGCGGCTGCTGGAGGTCCTGGCGGCTCCGCCGGAGCCGCCGGCCCCGCCCCGCCCGTACGACGCCCTGCTCGCCTTCTCCCCGGCCCCCGCGGCCCTGGCCGCGGCCCTGCCGGCGGTCCGCCGCGGAGGGGCGGTGGTCCTGGCCGACTGGGGGCCCGCGGAGCGCTGCACGGTGCCCTCGGTCCTCGGCGGCGGGCCCGCGCCGCGGGACCTGGACGCGCTGGTGGAGCGGGCCGGGCTGAGACCGGACGGTTCCGGGCGGGTGTTCTGCCCGTTCGGGTACGCGGACGTGGACAGCGCGGTGCGCGGACTGCTGTCGACGGGGCTCTACGACGCCACCGACGACGCCGACGACGACGCGGCCGATCCCGTGCTGGCGGAGAAGGAACTGGCCGAGGCGCTTCACCCGTTCGAGCGGTCCGACGGCGCCGTGTGGCTGCCGAACATCTTCCGGTACGTGATCGCCCGGGTGAACTGA
- a CDS encoding P-II family nitrogen regulator produces MKLITAIVKPHKLDEIKEALQAFGVQGLTVTEASGYGRQRGHTEVYRGAEYQVDLVPKIRIEVLVDDSDAEELIRVIVSAAATGKIGDGKVWSVPVDSVVRVRTGERGADAL; encoded by the coding sequence ATGAAGCTGATCACCGCGATCGTCAAGCCGCACAAGCTGGACGAGATCAAGGAAGCCCTCCAGGCCTTCGGAGTGCAGGGACTGACCGTCACCGAGGCCAGCGGCTACGGCCGCCAGCGCGGCCACACCGAGGTCTACCGGGGTGCCGAGTACCAGGTCGACCTCGTCCCCAAGATCCGCATCGAGGTACTGGTCGACGACTCCGACGCCGAGGAACTGATCCGGGTGATCGTGAGCGCGGCGGCCACCGGAAAGATCGGTGACGGCAAGGTGTGGAGCGTCCCCGTGGACTCGGTCGTACGGGTCCGCACCGGCGAGCGCGGCGCTGACGCGCTCTAG